One region of Constrictibacter sp. MBR-5 genomic DNA includes:
- a CDS encoding LysR family transcriptional regulator has protein sequence MDPDLKSMAVFVAVAETRSFRAAADRLGVTRSAVSQAINGMEMRLGIALFHRTTRSVNLTEAGRRLHAAVAPAMAEIDAALRDTVDLKDRPKGQLRLAVSSIAEGFLSGPLLAGFAARFPDVEIDILVTDEECDIVAEGFDAGVRLGEVIEQDMIAIPVSGDQRQLPVCAPAYLDGVDPPRHPRDLVRHRCIGWRPSPGSAPYRWEFAENGREFDVAVAPEFTTNDMGLMIRLAVSGAGITFGMEESFRPWLARGALVPLLEPFCPSFPGFFLYFSSRRNVAPKLRALADFVKSR, from the coding sequence ATGGATCCGGATCTCAAGTCGATGGCGGTGTTCGTCGCGGTGGCGGAGACGCGCAGCTTCCGGGCGGCGGCGGACCGGCTGGGCGTGACGCGCTCGGCGGTCAGCCAGGCGATCAACGGGATGGAGATGCGGCTCGGGATCGCCCTGTTCCACCGCACGACGCGCAGCGTGAACCTGACCGAGGCAGGGCGGCGGCTACATGCGGCGGTCGCACCGGCGATGGCGGAGATCGATGCGGCGCTGCGCGACACGGTCGACCTGAAGGACCGTCCGAAGGGTCAGCTCCGGCTGGCGGTCTCGTCGATCGCCGAGGGGTTTCTGTCGGGGCCGCTGCTCGCCGGTTTCGCCGCGCGCTTTCCGGACGTCGAGATCGACATCCTGGTGACCGACGAGGAGTGCGACATCGTCGCCGAGGGCTTCGACGCCGGCGTGCGGCTGGGCGAGGTGATCGAGCAGGACATGATCGCGATCCCGGTGTCCGGCGACCAGCGCCAGCTGCCGGTCTGCGCGCCGGCCTATCTCGACGGTGTCGACCCGCCGCGGCACCCGCGCGACCTGGTGCGCCATCGCTGCATCGGCTGGCGGCCGTCCCCCGGCTCGGCGCCGTACCGCTGGGAGTTCGCGGAGAACGGGCGGGAGTTCGACGTGGCCGTGGCGCCGGAGTTCACCACGAACGACATGGGCCTGATGATCCGGCTGGCCGTCAGCGGCGCCGGCATCACCTTCGGGATGGAGGAGAGCTTCCGGCCGTGGCTCGCGCGCGGCGCGCTGGTGCCGCTGCTGGAGCCGTTCTGCCCGTCGTTCCCGGGGTTCTTCCTGTATTTTTCCAGCCGGCGGAACGTCGCGCCCAAGCTGCGCGCGCTGGCGGACTTCGTCAAAAGCCGGTGA
- a CDS encoding alkaline phosphatase family protein → MPRPKFLIVLFDGLRPDMVRPDTAPNIHAFRRAWCTLPNAAATFPSETRVQVSSLVTGNFSGRPARARPGDNRSEGHGIIANAFYDPTLGFDGPMDTSDLARMRRADAAYGGRLLAAEDLGSILHRADLRYAVLTTGKIGNARLLNWSAAERGQPVFSIWGPDVSSPAAAHDAVVARFGPVPEGAFPNSAVIRYAADILLGDFLARHDPDVAVLWLNEPDLSFHYRGIGTPESLEAIAAVDDAFGRIADWWRAEGRAAGWQIVTASDHGQITATGQLSVLAKLREAGFAAGKAIGPDVDIAVKPGYAGNLTMRDRDPALVDRVFRWLVEQEWCGMVLSRAPRDGALPMAELNVASDRAPDLWVALRTTDGPNAHGYPGTTLCDNPDIPAGGGIHGGLHRSELNTLLTLGGDLFRPESVVESPCAMTDLVPTMLGALGVELPGTVAGRPLRETLAGGPAAVDWREHVLRAGIGGYVQEVTVAEVDDGALHYLRGGRRVC, encoded by the coding sequence ATGCCGCGGCCTAAATTCCTGATCGTCCTGTTCGACGGGCTGCGGCCCGACATGGTCCGGCCCGACACCGCGCCGAACATCCACGCCTTCCGGCGCGCCTGGTGCACCCTGCCGAACGCGGCGGCGACCTTCCCGAGCGAGACGCGCGTCCAGGTGTCGAGCCTCGTCACCGGCAATTTCTCCGGCCGGCCGGCGCGGGCGCGGCCGGGCGACAATCGCAGCGAGGGGCACGGCATCATCGCCAACGCCTTCTACGACCCGACCCTCGGCTTCGACGGTCCGATGGACACCTCGGACCTCGCGCGCATGCGCCGGGCGGACGCGGCCTATGGCGGCCGGCTGCTGGCGGCGGAAGACCTCGGCTCGATCCTGCATCGCGCCGACCTGCGCTATGCCGTGCTGACGACGGGCAAGATCGGCAACGCCCGGCTGCTGAACTGGTCGGCGGCGGAGCGCGGCCAGCCGGTCTTCTCGATCTGGGGCCCCGACGTTTCGAGCCCGGCGGCGGCACACGACGCGGTCGTCGCGCGCTTCGGCCCGGTGCCGGAAGGGGCCTTCCCGAACAGCGCGGTCATCCGCTATGCCGCCGACATCCTGCTCGGCGACTTTCTCGCCCGGCACGACCCGGACGTGGCGGTGCTGTGGCTGAACGAGCCCGATCTCTCCTTCCACTACCGCGGCATCGGCACGCCGGAGAGCCTGGAGGCGATCGCCGCCGTCGACGACGCCTTCGGGCGGATCGCCGACTGGTGGCGGGCCGAGGGCCGGGCGGCGGGCTGGCAGATCGTCACCGCCTCCGACCACGGGCAGATCACCGCGACCGGGCAGCTGTCGGTGCTGGCGAAGCTGCGCGAGGCGGGGTTCGCCGCCGGCAAGGCCATCGGCCCCGACGTCGACATCGCGGTGAAGCCCGGCTATGCCGGCAACCTCACCATGCGCGACCGCGACCCGGCGCTGGTCGACCGGGTGTTCCGCTGGCTGGTCGAGCAGGAGTGGTGTGGCATGGTGCTGAGCCGCGCGCCCCGCGACGGCGCCCTGCCGATGGCCGAGCTCAATGTCGCGAGCGACCGCGCGCCGGACCTGTGGGTGGCGCTGCGCACGACCGACGGGCCGAACGCGCACGGCTATCCGGGCACGACGCTCTGCGACAATCCCGACATCCCGGCGGGCGGCGGCATCCACGGCGGCCTGCACCGGTCTGAGCTGAACACGCTGCTGACCCTGGGCGGCGACCTGTTCCGGCCGGAGAGCGTGGTCGAGAGCCCCTGCGCGATGACCGACCTGGTGCCGACCATGCTGGGCGCCCTGGGGGTCGAACTGCCCGGCACCGTAGCCGGCCGTCCGCTGCGCGAGACGCTGGCCGGCGGCCCGGCGGCCGTCGACTGGCGCGAGCACGTGCTGCGCGCCGGCATAGGCGGCTATGTCCAGGAGGTCACCGTCGCCGAGGTCGACGACGGTGCACTGCACTATCTGCGCGGCGGCCGGCGCGTCTGTTGA
- a CDS encoding Atu4866 domain-containing protein: MIRIPLAAAVIGGTALLLAQPARAQTDATARSTGERTAEQPTADHPYAGLWVTADGRVRHRLLPNGRYEEARGRRECAYTGRYEVTGDHIEYWDDTGFTADGDFIDDVLHHGGMILYRRDDPSRRPC; the protein is encoded by the coding sequence ATGATCCGCATCCCCCTCGCCGCCGCCGTCATCGGCGGCACCGCCCTGCTGCTCGCCCAGCCGGCGCGCGCGCAGACCGACGCCACCGCACGGTCCACTGGCGAACGCACGGCCGAACAGCCCACCGCCGACCATCCCTATGCCGGACTCTGGGTCACGGCCGACGGCCGCGTCCGCCACCGCCTGCTGCCGAACGGCCGCTACGAGGAGGCACGCGGTCGCCGCGAATGCGCCTATACCGGCCGTTACGAAGTGACCGGCGATCACATCGAGTATTGGGACGACACCGGCTTCACCGCCGACGGCGACTTCATCGACGACGTGCTTCACCATGGCGGCATGATCCTGTACCGGAGGGACGACCCGTCCCGCCGCCCCTGCTGA
- a CDS encoding VTT domain-containing protein encodes MSGRPAHPSAARRTTPRLLLLLGVTAALLWAVAQRGAFDPAAVDAALAAAVGGLGAWGPVAYVAAFAAGVVLFLPGSLLAMAGGALFGPAWGAVLALAGATIGATAGFLAARHLAGDWTRRRIAGRGGRIERLADAIDAEGWRAVALLRLVPVLPLSLTDWGLGLTRIPLGTYVATSAVFMAPGAIAYAWLGHAGREAAAGDTAAIRWGLLALCLLAAAAIAAHIAARRRAGRV; translated from the coding sequence ATGAGCGGACGGCCCGCACACCCATCCGCCGCCCGGCGCACTACGCCACGGCTGCTTCTGCTGCTCGGCGTGACGGCGGCGCTGCTCTGGGCGGTGGCGCAGCGCGGCGCGTTCGACCCGGCGGCGGTGGATGCGGCCCTGGCCGCGGCGGTCGGCGGGTTGGGCGCCTGGGGTCCGGTCGCCTACGTCGCCGCCTTCGCGGCCGGGGTCGTCCTGTTCCTGCCGGGATCGCTGCTGGCGATGGCCGGCGGCGCGCTGTTCGGGCCGGCCTGGGGCGCGGTTCTGGCGCTCGCCGGCGCCACCATCGGCGCCACGGCCGGCTTCCTCGCCGCACGCCATCTCGCCGGCGACTGGACACGGCGCCGGATCGCGGGCCGGGGTGGCCGCATCGAGCGGCTCGCCGACGCCATCGACGCCGAGGGCTGGCGCGCCGTGGCGCTGCTCCGCCTCGTGCCCGTGCTGCCGCTCAGCCTCACCGACTGGGGCCTCGGCCTGACCCGCATCCCGCTCGGCACCTACGTCGCGACCTCGGCCGTCTTCATGGCGCCCGGTGCCATCGCCTATGCCTGGCTCGGCCACGCCGGCCGCGAGGCGGCGGCGGGCGATACGGCCGCCATCCGCTGGGGCCTCCTCGCCCTCTGCCTCCTCGCCGCCGCCGCCATCGCCGCCCACATCGCGGCGCGGCGGCGGGCTGGACGCGTCTAA
- a CDS encoding ABC transporter substrate-binding protein, producing MRSLHATALAAALLAPALLAAPAVAQKSGGVLKAYHRDNPPSASIHEEATISTDQPFMAVFNNLVVFDQHAKTNSLEHLQPELGTSWAWSEDGTKLTFKLREGVQWHDGKPFTSEDVKCTWDTIAGKREDGWRKNPRKPWYFNLEEVTTNGKYEVTFNLKRPQPSFLAFLSGGFSPVYPCHVDGRTMRAKPIGTGPFKVAEFKQNERIRLVKNENYWKEGRPYLDGIDWTIITARSTRVLAFIAGEFDLTFAQDVSIPLLADVQSKAPDAYCELQASNVHGNLLVNREAPPFDNAEIRRAMMLAIDRKAFVTVLSQGKDTIGGAMLPVPAGVWGAPAEYFDKVPGYGPDIEANRAEGRKIMESLGYGPDNPLRIKVATRNIAIYRDPAVILMDQLSRVHIAGELDTIETGNWYSRLARKDYQVGLNVTGVGIDDPDVNFYENYSCGSQRNYTNYCNREIQDLFDKQSAMSDFEARRKLVWEIDAKLQADGARPIIYHSHAATCWQPYVKGITRATNSIYNNWRMEDAWLDK from the coding sequence TTGAGATCCCTGCACGCCACGGCGCTGGCCGCCGCGCTCCTCGCCCCCGCCCTGCTCGCCGCCCCGGCCGTGGCGCAGAAGTCCGGCGGCGTCCTCAAGGCCTATCATCGCGACAACCCCCCCAGCGCCTCGATCCACGAGGAGGCGACGATCTCGACCGACCAGCCCTTCATGGCGGTCTTCAACAACCTCGTCGTCTTCGACCAGCACGCAAAGACCAACAGCCTCGAGCATCTCCAGCCGGAGCTCGGCACCTCCTGGGCTTGGAGCGAGGACGGCACCAAGCTGACGTTCAAGCTGCGCGAGGGCGTGCAGTGGCACGACGGCAAGCCGTTCACGTCCGAGGACGTGAAGTGCACCTGGGACACGATCGCCGGCAAGCGCGAGGACGGCTGGCGCAAGAATCCGCGCAAGCCCTGGTACTTCAACCTCGAGGAGGTCACCACCAACGGCAAGTACGAGGTCACCTTCAACCTCAAGCGGCCGCAGCCCTCCTTCCTCGCCTTCCTCTCCGGCGGCTTCTCGCCCGTCTATCCCTGCCACGTCGACGGCCGGACGATGCGCGCCAAGCCCATCGGCACGGGCCCGTTCAAGGTGGCCGAGTTCAAGCAGAACGAGCGCATCCGCCTCGTGAAGAACGAGAACTACTGGAAGGAAGGCCGGCCCTATCTCGACGGCATCGACTGGACGATCATCACGGCGCGCTCGACCCGCGTGCTCGCCTTCATCGCCGGCGAGTTCGACCTGACCTTCGCGCAGGACGTCAGCATTCCGCTGCTCGCCGACGTCCAGTCGAAGGCGCCCGACGCCTATTGCGAGCTGCAGGCCTCCAACGTGCACGGCAACCTGCTGGTCAACCGCGAGGCGCCGCCCTTCGACAATGCCGAGATCCGGCGCGCGATGATGCTGGCGATCGACCGCAAGGCCTTCGTCACTGTGCTCAGCCAGGGCAAGGACACGATCGGCGGCGCCATGCTGCCCGTGCCGGCCGGGGTCTGGGGCGCGCCCGCGGAATATTTCGACAAGGTCCCCGGCTACGGCCCCGACATCGAGGCCAACCGCGCCGAGGGCCGCAAGATCATGGAGAGCCTCGGCTACGGCCCGGACAACCCGCTGCGCATCAAGGTCGCCACGCGCAACATCGCGATCTACCGCGATCCGGCCGTCATCCTGATGGACCAGCTCAGCCGCGTGCACATCGCCGGCGAGCTCGACACCATCGAGACCGGTAACTGGTACAGCCGCCTCGCCCGCAAGGACTATCAGGTCGGCCTCAACGTCACCGGCGTCGGCATCGACGATCCCGACGTGAACTTCTACGAGAACTATTCCTGCGGCTCGCAGCGCAACTATACCAACTACTGCAACCGCGAGATCCAGGACCTGTTCGACAAGCAGTCGGCGATGAGCGACTTCGAGGCACGGCGCAAGCTGGTCTGGGAGATCGACGCCAAGCTGCAGGCGGACGGCGCCCGGCCGATTATCTACCACAGCCACGCCGCCACCTGCTGGCAGCCCTACGTGAAGGGCATCACGCGCGCCACCAACAGCATCTACAACAACTGGCGTATGGAAGACGCCTGGCTCGACAAGTAG
- a CDS encoding glucan biosynthesis protein D: MTGLDRRSFLQVLGAAAVARAIGGVGGAAAAETPTGANAPKGLAFGPVEPFSYDMLKRRALAMAAKPYVPPPRPDPAIVSRIDYDAHGKLRFRKEFSLYRDGAYPISFQHVGMFFPKTVRMNAVDGETAREVLYDPRYFPAGPDHVAAGLAQQPSAFAGFWVHEPARKGDLDKVEPWATFLGASYFRGVGELGQVGMSARGIALNPGGAGAEEFPDFREFWFEPAAGEDAPVTVYALLDGPSVAGAYRFLLRRTKGVVMDIEAAIHPRRTIERLGLAPLTSMYWFSETAKPTMVDWRPEVHDSDGLAMWTGTGERIWRPLNNPARISFSSFVDDNPRGFGLSQRDRKFENYEDGVRYDKRPSVWVEPIGPWGRGMVQLVEIPTDDEIHDNICAMWLPEAPHGAGSHIQIAYRLHWLADEPYPGDLARCVATRLGNGGQPGQPRPKGVRKFMVEFLGGPLVDLPMGVLPEAVLTASRGSFSYVFTEAVPNDVPGHWRAQFDLTTTGGEPVELRCFLRSGDRVLSETWLYQYHPTPA, translated from the coding sequence ATGACAGGGCTCGATCGACGCAGCTTTCTTCAGGTTCTGGGCGCGGCCGCGGTGGCGCGCGCCATCGGCGGTGTGGGGGGCGCGGCGGCGGCCGAGACGCCCACGGGCGCGAACGCGCCCAAAGGCCTGGCCTTCGGCCCGGTGGAGCCCTTCTCCTACGACATGCTGAAGCGGCGGGCGCTGGCGATGGCGGCGAAGCCCTATGTCCCGCCGCCGCGGCCGGACCCGGCCATCGTGTCGCGCATCGACTACGACGCGCACGGCAAGCTGCGCTTCCGCAAGGAATTCTCGCTGTATCGCGACGGTGCCTACCCGATTTCGTTCCAGCATGTGGGCATGTTCTTCCCCAAGACCGTGCGGATGAACGCGGTCGACGGCGAGACCGCGCGCGAGGTGCTGTACGATCCGCGCTACTTCCCGGCGGGGCCGGACCATGTGGCCGCCGGCCTCGCGCAGCAGCCTTCGGCGTTCGCCGGCTTCTGGGTGCACGAGCCGGCGCGGAAGGGCGACCTCGACAAGGTCGAGCCCTGGGCGACCTTCCTGGGCGCCTCCTATTTCCGCGGCGTCGGCGAACTCGGGCAGGTCGGCATGTCGGCGCGCGGCATCGCCCTGAACCCCGGCGGCGCCGGAGCCGAGGAGTTTCCGGACTTCCGGGAATTCTGGTTCGAGCCCGCGGCGGGCGAGGACGCGCCGGTGACGGTCTACGCACTGCTGGACGGGCCGTCGGTCGCCGGCGCCTACCGCTTCCTGCTGCGCCGGACCAAGGGCGTCGTCATGGACATCGAGGCGGCGATCCACCCGCGCCGCACGATCGAGCGGCTCGGCCTGGCGCCGCTGACCTCGATGTACTGGTTTTCCGAGACGGCCAAGCCGACCATGGTCGACTGGCGGCCGGAGGTCCACGATTCGGACGGGCTCGCCATGTGGACCGGCACGGGCGAGCGGATCTGGCGGCCGCTGAACAATCCGGCGCGGATCAGCTTCTCCAGCTTCGTCGACGACAATCCGCGCGGCTTCGGCCTGTCGCAGCGCGACCGGAAGTTCGAGAACTACGAGGACGGGGTGCGATACGACAAGCGGCCGAGCGTCTGGGTCGAGCCGATCGGCCCGTGGGGGCGCGGCATGGTGCAACTGGTCGAGATCCCGACCGACGACGAGATCCACGACAATATCTGCGCCATGTGGTTGCCGGAGGCGCCGCACGGGGCGGGCAGCCACATCCAGATCGCCTACCGCCTGCACTGGCTGGCCGACGAGCCCTATCCGGGCGACCTCGCGCGCTGCGTCGCGACGCGGCTCGGCAACGGCGGACAGCCGGGCCAACCGCGACCGAAGGGCGTGCGCAAGTTCATGGTGGAGTTCCTGGGCGGGCCGCTCGTCGACCTGCCGATGGGCGTGCTGCCCGAGGCGGTGCTGACGGCCTCGCGCGGCAGCTTCTCCTACGTCTTCACCGAGGCGGTGCCCAACGACGTGCCGGGCCACTGGCGCGCGCAGTTCGACCTGACGACGACCGGCGGGGAGCCGGTGGAGCTGCGCTGCTTCCTGCGCAGCGGTGACCGGGTGCTGAGCGAGACGTGGCTGTACCAGTACCACCCGACCCCGGCATAG
- a CDS encoding FAD-binding oxidoreductase, with translation MPAPQTAAPQTAIPLTSASDRGQTAGKPFPTEADVVVIGGGIAGICTALFLAKRGVRVVVCEKGTVAGEQSSRNWGWIRKQSRDPRELALMIEAQRLWHEIVPELDEDIGFKVGGVTYLIENEAEMAKRTPWLDHARAYQLDSRLLDPAEVDAMLGRTDRRFLGAIHTPSDCRAEPWKAVPAIGRLARRWGADIREGTAVRSIERQGGRVAGVVTEHGTIRCSSVVLAGGVWSRPFLENLGLDLPQLGVKSSVLRTTAAKPLSQSTFGALGASIRPREDGGYTVARSGAATFDIIPAAFRHFAAFTPILKRNWRIMTLRFGKPFFDALGQRRWQPDQMSPFEAVRMLHPAPDDPLLDDTLNAARDLFPQMKDTRSAQRWAGIIDVTPDEVPVLGPVDAVPGLFLATGFSGHGFGIGPGTGFVTAQMVMGETPIADVSGLRYARFGG, from the coding sequence ATGCCAGCACCCCAGACCGCAGCGCCCCAGACCGCCATCCCCCTGACCTCCGCGAGCGACCGCGGCCAGACCGCTGGCAAGCCGTTCCCGACGGAGGCGGACGTGGTCGTCATCGGCGGCGGCATCGCCGGCATCTGCACGGCGCTGTTTCTCGCCAAGCGTGGCGTGCGCGTCGTGGTGTGCGAGAAGGGGACGGTGGCGGGCGAGCAGTCGTCGCGCAACTGGGGCTGGATCCGCAAGCAGAGCCGCGACCCGCGCGAACTCGCCCTGATGATCGAGGCGCAGCGCCTGTGGCACGAGATCGTGCCCGAACTGGACGAGGACATCGGCTTCAAGGTCGGCGGCGTCACCTACCTGATCGAGAACGAGGCCGAGATGGCCAAGCGCACGCCGTGGCTCGACCATGCGCGCGCCTACCAGCTCGACAGCCGGCTGCTCGACCCGGCCGAGGTCGACGCCATGCTTGGCCGCACCGACCGGCGCTTCCTGGGGGCGATCCACACGCCGAGCGACTGCCGCGCCGAGCCGTGGAAGGCGGTGCCGGCGATCGGCCGGCTGGCGCGGCGCTGGGGGGCGGACATCCGCGAGGGCACGGCGGTGCGCAGCATCGAGCGCCAGGGCGGCCGGGTGGCCGGCGTGGTGACCGAGCACGGCACGATCCGCTGTTCCTCGGTGGTGCTGGCCGGCGGCGTCTGGTCGCGGCCGTTCCTGGAGAATCTCGGCCTCGACCTGCCGCAGCTCGGCGTGAAGTCGTCGGTGCTGCGGACGACGGCGGCAAAGCCCCTGTCGCAGAGCACCTTCGGCGCGCTCGGCGCCTCGATCCGGCCGCGCGAGGACGGCGGCTACACCGTGGCGCGCAGCGGCGCGGCGACCTTCGACATCATCCCGGCGGCGTTCAGGCATTTCGCGGCGTTCACGCCGATCCTGAAGCGTAACTGGCGCATCATGACGCTGCGCTTCGGCAAGCCCTTCTTCGACGCGCTCGGCCAGCGCAGGTGGCAGCCGGACCAGATGAGCCCGTTCGAGGCGGTGCGCATGCTGCACCCGGCACCGGACGACCCGCTGCTCGACGACACGCTGAATGCCGCCCGCGACCTGTTCCCGCAGATGAAGGACACCCGCTCGGCCCAACGCTGGGCCGGCATCATCGACGTGACGCCCGACGAGGTGCCGGTGCTGGGCCCGGTCGACGCGGTGCCCGGCCTGTTCTTGGCGACGGGCTTCTCCGGCCACGGCTTCGGCATCGGACCGGGGACAGGGTTCGTGACGGCGCAGATGGTGATGGGCGAGACGCCGATCGCCGACGTCTCGGGGCTGCGCTATGCGCGGTTCGGGGGGTAG
- a CDS encoding carboxymuconolactone decarboxylase family protein produces the protein MHATRHHSPRAAGIQPFMAAIALAGFAATAHAETSPAQISEERRQRGDAVIRSLNDGRPQPNLERMRDEFPFLADATEGYALGEVWSRPGLDARTRQLAAVAVFAAMGETGIMKVHAGYALNIGVPEAELKEIVYMITVPAGFPRAIAASQTLSHLFAERRAAAPVPAGGAR, from the coding sequence ATGCATGCGACCCGCCACCATTCGCCGCGCGCGGCCGGCATCCAGCCCTTCATGGCCGCGATCGCCCTCGCGGGCTTCGCCGCGACCGCCCATGCAGAGACCTCTCCGGCGCAGATATCGGAGGAGCGGCGCCAGCGCGGCGACGCCGTGATCCGGAGCCTGAACGACGGCCGGCCGCAGCCGAACCTGGAGCGGATGCGCGACGAGTTCCCGTTCCTCGCCGACGCGACCGAGGGCTATGCGCTCGGCGAAGTCTGGTCCCGCCCCGGCCTCGACGCCCGGACGCGCCAACTCGCCGCGGTCGCGGTGTTCGCCGCCATGGGCGAGACGGGCATCATGAAAGTCCATGCCGGCTACGCCCTCAACATCGGCGTCCCCGAGGCGGAGCTGAAGGAGATCGTCTACATGATCACGGTGCCCGCCGGCTTCCCGCGCGCCATCGCCGCCTCGCAGACCCTGTCGCACCTGTTCGCCGAACGCCGCGCCGCCGCGCCTGTACCTGCAGGAGGCGCCCGATGA
- a CDS encoding SDR family oxidoreductase: MDKVVVVTGASSGIGEAIARDLAAHGARVMLGARRTDRLDAIAAGIEAAGGTARSRRVDVTDRTDVRALVEAALAEWGRVDVIVNNAGIMPLSAMAALKVDEWDRMVDVNIRGVLHGIAAVLPEMTARGSGHVINVASIGALSVFPSAAVYCATKFAVRAISDGLRQEQTALRVTCIHPGVVESELASTITDPAAAEAMRIYRRIALTPDAIARAVRFAIEQPADVDVNEIVVRPTAAA; this comes from the coding sequence ATGGACAAGGTCGTCGTCGTGACGGGCGCATCGAGCGGCATCGGCGAGGCGATCGCCCGCGATCTCGCCGCCCACGGCGCCAGGGTCATGCTGGGTGCCCGGCGCACCGACCGGCTGGACGCCATCGCCGCCGGGATCGAGGCCGCGGGCGGCACGGCGCGCAGCCGCCGGGTCGACGTGACCGACCGCACCGACGTTCGCGCCCTGGTCGAGGCCGCACTGGCCGAATGGGGACGCGTCGACGTCATCGTGAACAATGCCGGCATCATGCCGCTGTCCGCCATGGCCGCCCTGAAGGTGGACGAGTGGGACCGGATGGTCGACGTCAACATCAGGGGCGTTCTCCACGGCATCGCCGCCGTCCTGCCGGAGATGACGGCGCGCGGCTCCGGCCACGTGATCAACGTCGCCTCGATCGGCGCCCTCTCGGTCTTCCCGAGTGCCGCCGTCTACTGCGCCACCAAGTTCGCGGTGCGCGCCATCTCGGACGGGCTGCGGCAGGAACAGACGGCGCTGCGCGTCACCTGCATCCATCCCGGCGTGGTCGAGAGCGAACTGGCGTCGACCATCACCGACCCCGCCGCGGCCGAGGCGATGCGGATCTATCGCAGGATCGCCCTGACGCCCGACGCCATCGCCCGCGCCGTGCGCTTCGCCATCGAACAGCCCGCCGACGTCGACGTGAACGAGATCGTCGTCCGCCCCACCGCGGCCGCCTGA
- a CDS encoding D-cysteine desulfhydrase: MDLARFPRFRLCHAPTPLEPMDRLSALLGGPRLWVKRDDCTGLATGGNKTRKLEFLIGAALAEGADTVLTVGATQSNHVRQTAAAAAKAGLACEVLLERRITDAGVEYDRSGNVLLDGLLGARIHYVPKGTDMDAALETLAEEIRIRSGRPYAFPAGGSNPVGALGYAWVAGEIEAQANDRDLRFAALVHATGSAGTQAGLVAGFAANSNATPVLGISVGKPRETLEQTVRDLAAETAELLGITSGVEAGATAVDDGYFGTAYGVPTPGMIEAVELTARHEGLLLDPVYSGKAMAGLIDHVRNGTWQAGEDVLFLHTGGIAGLFGYRSTFDRDNGADSADDTD, from the coding sequence ATGGACCTCGCCCGCTTCCCGCGCTTCCGCCTGTGCCACGCGCCGACGCCGCTGGAGCCGATGGACCGGCTGTCGGCACTGCTCGGCGGGCCACGCCTGTGGGTGAAGCGCGACGACTGCACCGGGTTGGCCACCGGCGGCAACAAGACGCGCAAGCTGGAATTCCTGATCGGCGCCGCGCTGGCCGAGGGCGCCGACACCGTGCTGACGGTCGGCGCCACCCAGTCCAACCATGTCCGCCAGACCGCCGCCGCGGCGGCCAAGGCCGGGCTCGCCTGCGAGGTGCTGCTGGAGCGGCGCATCACCGACGCCGGCGTCGAATACGACCGATCCGGCAACGTCCTGCTCGACGGCCTGCTCGGCGCGCGCATCCACTATGTGCCGAAGGGCACCGACATGGACGCGGCCCTGGAGACGCTGGCCGAGGAGATCCGCATCCGCAGCGGCCGGCCCTACGCCTTCCCGGCCGGCGGGTCGAACCCGGTCGGCGCGCTGGGCTATGCCTGGGTGGCGGGCGAGATCGAGGCGCAGGCGAACGACCGCGACCTGCGCTTTGCCGCCCTGGTGCACGCGACGGGCAGCGCCGGTACCCAGGCGGGGCTGGTCGCCGGCTTCGCGGCGAACAGCAACGCCACGCCGGTGCTCGGCATCTCGGTCGGCAAGCCGCGCGAGACGCTGGAGCAGACGGTGCGCGACCTGGCCGCGGAAACGGCGGAACTGCTCGGCATCACCAGCGGCGTCGAGGCCGGGGCGACGGCGGTCGACGACGGCTATTTCGGCACGGCCTACGGCGTGCCGACGCCCGGCATGATCGAGGCGGTCGAACTCACCGCCCGGCACGAGGGCCTGCTGCTCGACCCGGTCTACAGCGGCAAGGCGATGGCCGGCCTGATCGACCATGTCCGCAACGGCACTTGGCAGGCGGGCGAGGACGTTCTCTTCCTGCACACCGGCGGCATCGCCGGCCTGTTCGGCTACCGCTCGACCTTCGACCGGGACAACGGGGCCGACAGCGCGGACGATACGGACTGA